The window TGAAGTCCTTCAAAAGCTTTCCATGCTCCTTCTGGATGTTCAAGGTGATTGTCACAGCCCTATGAAGGAACTCGCCGATCTGCTCAAAGTCCTTCTCAAGCAAACCCCTTGATGTCATGGCGGGAGTACCTGCGTAAAGTATTCCAATTATTTCCTTTTTTCAACCCTTAAAGAAAGGGCAGTTCGGTgaactaagctcccgctatgcgcgggttcGGGGAAGGGTCGAACCACAAGAGTTCTATCGTATGCAGCCTtgccctgcatttctgcaagaggctgtttccatggCTCGAATCCGTGACCTCCTgctcacatgacaacaactttaccagttacgccaaggcttcCCTTCAACTCTACTACAAATAAATTCCAGAAGGGGGATCTTGGCGCAATGGTAAGGGTTGTGTTGTGCGACCAGGAGGTCGCGGATTCAAGCTGTGGAAAATGACTTGCTATCCAAGCATACAATTTTGAGAATGAAGCCTTATTCTACTGATTAAGTCTCCTTTTAAAACCAATCACATTCAATCTAAACCTCTTAGGTCAAGTGGTAAAGCTCTTACCAATACGAACACCTCCAGGTGCCAAAGCACTGCTATCACCAAATACAGCATTCTTGTTAACAGTAATGTTGGCAAGGTCACAAAGTTTCTCAACCTTGTTACCTGCAAATTGTGAGACAGGTAAAACATTTGTGTCAATCACTATTAATGCTTAGAATACTCGACATTCCAAAAGACCGAGTATACTTGGATCTCTTACCAGTCAAACCTAGAGGGCGAAGATCCCAAAGAACAAGGTGGTTCTCAGTCCCGCCAGTGACGAGGTTGTATCCTTTACTCATCAGGTAGTTACCAAGAGCAACAGCATTGGCCTTCACTTGCTTAGCATAGGCCTTAAATCCAGGAGTCATGGCCTGTTTCAAAGCCACAGCTAAAGCACCGATTTGGTGGTTGTGAGGACCACCCTGGAGAGAGGGGAAAACAGCAAAATTAATCTTGTCTTCAAAGTTGTAAACTGCATCTTCAGGCTGGCCCTTCTTCGGTGGCTTGGGACCCTTGCGGTAGAAGATCATACCCGCTCGTGGACCCCTCAAGCTCTTGTGGGTAGTGGTAGTCACTAGATCACAGTACTCAAAGGGATTAGCTGCTTCCTACATCCATAAACAATGAGATTCAGGACACTAAAGAACAACCACATCACTCCAAAGATTCAACTAAGTAATAGCTTAAACAGATGTGCATACAAAAGTTATCACCACTGTGGATTCACCAATGAATTCTGGAATAGAATAATAAAGAAAGCGGCAAAATTGGCTTCTAGCAGTAGACCTCTGTTACATCGTACATGGCCTCATGTGCTTggatctaattaattaaaattataatgtATAGTAGGCTGACATTGCACCATTTACCATAATGGGAAAAAAAGTTTTTAAAAGAAGGGTTCCATCTGAAGGACAAGGTATTATCATGATACATTCCTGCTTCTTCGATCCACACAAATTGAACTCTTAGAAAACAGCTTTTAGGAATTAAAAGAACATATACTAAAGGACCAACGGTGCAGTATTAAgggaaaaaaacaaagaaaaggaagatCTATCATCTTGAGGATAAGCATTTCACTTACTTCTACAATGCTCACCCACCACAATATTATTATAAGTAAACAAGGTCACATACCATTTCTTTCTATGGCAGCTTGAAGGGCTAAGAACAGATCTAGTTAAGAGACTCTAACAAAGACACAGTCTTGAAATTCCAAAGTCACAGCTCAGATCGCGATGTATAAAACAAATGCAAATCATTAAAATCAGCTTCTAGTATATAATTATATGAAGACAGCTGAAATAATAATTCTCCATTAAGCCTCACCATGATCATGTAATCAAACAAAAATTGGTAGAACCACAAACTCAACTAATACCAATATCAACATTAACTCATGGATCACTAAGCATAAAACCGAGATGCCAATACATCCTTATTTTGCTTTGCTCAACCATTCAATAGAAGCTAGCAACAAAACAAATCAGAATCCTAATGAGAGGCGGATCCAAAATTTAAGTCCAAATGTGCAGAGTACCACATCATCAATTACTTCTATTGAAAACTTTCAACTATAAAAATTAAAGCTCTTGCAGCAGGCAGCGGGTGTCCACAGAACAAAATGCAACAAAAAAAAAGCATGGAATATCAAAACTAGTTAGGTTGGCTACATGAATCAAAATGGCATCAAATAAAGCCAAATTAAATGCAGGTCTACCCTCTAAACCAGAATCATGACATAAAAAGCATAAAATTTTTACCTAAGCAGCAACAAGGACACTAATATGAATAAAAAATGGCATCAAATAAAAGCCAAACTCATGCTGATTTATCCTCTAAACAATTCAGAATCACCGCACAATAAAATAATGACGTAAAATACAatcttttagactaaaacaaaaataaaacttGTACCTGAGCAGAAACAAGGCCACTAATCTAAGCCATATCATAAAGCAAAAGAGCACCACATTCATCAAAATGCAACAAAAAATAGCATGGAATGAAAACTAGTagggtcggctatatgaattGTCTAAAGTAGCAATGAATAAAAGCCAAATTGAATGCAGATCTACCCTCTAAACAAATTCAGAATCATCGCACAAATAAAAAATGGTATAAAATTACAATCTTTAAAACAGAGGACATCAAGATTTTACCCGAGCAGCAAGCAGGTCTACCCACTAATATAGTAATATGAGCACATCACAAAGCAAAAGAGCCCCACATTAATCAAAATGCAACAAAAAAATAGCATGTAATAAAAGTTGATCTGCTATATGAATCAAAATGGTACTATCAAATAAAAGCCAGATTAAATGCAGATCAAAATATGACATAAAAATACAATCTTTAAAACAGAAGGAAAACATTATTACCTGAGTATCAACAAGCAGTAGCGAATCCAGAATTTTTATCAAGgagtgtcaaaatataaataattagatacatCGAAAAGTCAAGGGgagtcaacgtatagtaaatatacataaaataaaaaaaattatctagcAAAATAGTGTAATTTCCCGGCGAAGGGGTGTCGCACCCCTTGCttcaatgtggctccgccactgtcaACAAGGCCACTAATGTGAGCCATAATACAAAGCAAAAGAGCACCACATTTGttaaaaaaaatgcaaaaaaaaaaaatagatgtaATAAAAGTTAGGATCTGTTACATGAATTAAAATGGCATCAACTAAAAGTCAAATCATCCTGCaaataaaaaaattgaaataaaaatacaatctttaaaccaaaaaaaaatcATTCCAAATTTTACCTGAGCAGCAACAAGGCCACTAATATGAGCCATATTACAAAGCAAAAGAACCCCACGTTTATCAAAATGCAACAAAAATATCAAGCAATAAAAGTTAGGATCTGCTAAATGAATCAAAACAGCATCAAATAAAATGCATATCTACCCTCTAAACAAGTTCACAATCATCATGCAGATAAAAAATGACATACAAATACGATCTTTAAACCAAAAAAAAACATCAATTTTTTACCTGAGCAGCAAAAAGGACACTAACATGAATCAAAAATAAAATGGCATcaaataaaagccaaactaaATGCAGATACATGCAAATCAAAAgatggcaaaaaaaaaaaaaaaacacacaaTCTTTAAACCAAAAAACATCAAGAATTTACCTGAGCAGCAACAAGGCCACTAATATGGGCCATATCACAAAGCAAAAGGGCCCCACATTTATCAGCAACATCTCTAAACCTTTTATAATTCCAATCTCTAGGATAAGCACTCCCTCCACAAATAATCAACTTTGGCCTAAAATCCAATGCCTTCTCTTCCAATCTATCATAATCAATATACCCAGTTTTTGAATCCAATTTATAAGGCAAACTCTCAAAATAAATTGAAGTAGCTGAAATCTTTTTCCCTCCAGATGTATAATACCCATGTGTTAAATGTCCACCAGATGGTAAATCCAATCCCATAATTCTATCATGTGGATTTAAAACTGCTGTATATGCAGCAAAATTAGCAGGACTACCTGAATATGGTTGAACATTAACACCCCATTTTGCGGGGTCCACGTGAAAAGCTTGTAAAGCGCGGGAACTTGTTAGGTTTTCGATTTCGTCTATGTATTCATTGCCGCCGTAATAACGGTTACCTGGCATTCCTTCGGAGTATTTATTAGTTAACGCGCTGCCGAGTGCTTCGATTACGGCGAACGACGTGAAGTTTTCCGATGCGATTAGTTCTATGCCGCGACATTGACGGCGTTTTTCTTTTTCGATAAGGTCGTGGATTTCCGGGTCGGTTTCTGATAAGGGTGTATTGCCCCAGATTGAAACTGGATCCATATTTGAGGAAATTGAGGATGTTTTTTCTGTGTCTGAAGGAGAAATGGAGAAAACAGAGGAGATGATGGCAACGACGCAGAGGAAGTGGAAATGGAGAATTGAGTTTATAGGATACGTGATTGCGTGAATTTACAATAATACCCTTTTAATGgtacccttttttttttttaaatttaaaaaagaatTTAAGTTTTGTTTGTTGTTGGGGATGTTTGGTAAAGCTGATGTATGGGTGTTGGTGATATTTGAGGTCAAAAGTAGCCACGTATTTGGTGGTTCAGGTTGAAAATTTTCGTTTGGAaggggcaaaatataaaattggtcCGTCGGCCCGAAACTAATTGGATTTGTACATTGGATAAAATATGGTATATTACGTGGCCGCCTGAGAAGGAGACACATGGAGTCAAAATCGGGAGGGATATAAAATCGGGCACAATCATCTCGTGTGTCACCGAAAAGGGGAAGTCCATAAAAGGATTAAGCATgttgcgcccggtagcatttaatgaaggATATTCCACAACATTAAAGAGTAACAACTCATTAATGAGATCTGAGCATTTATGTTTACCGTTAGGTTTCCATTATCACACTCCAATAATTATCATTAGTGGTAGgcccgaccattacgcccactgaGCTATAAATAATAGGCTCAACCATCATTGTAGAGGCATCTTTTTTGGAATACATTTTATACAAGGATCCGATATATTTTTTCTCTCTCGCTTGTGAATCTTATCATCGTTGCGCCCGAAAATCTTATTCCCGGGCTCCTTGAATCTATCTTTTCATCTACATTTTGAGCCAAGTATCTTACATATCAATCAATTAATTCATTATCTTTTGGATGAAATTGGCACATCGgtctagaaaccacgaacaaattttGCTGTACCAATTTAtgggtaaataatttggcgcccaccatgggtcCTAGACAGTCGCATGGTTAAGCTGATCCTTATCTCTTGCACTCAAGAGCCTTTGATCATTCTGGTCTTAGCAAAATCTCAAAAAACAAATGGCAATCAATACCGACAATAACGATCGCAATACGGTGGTTCAAGGGAAAAACCCCTatttcgaggactcaatcagcGACACTCGCAATGAGGGGGAAGATGCCACGTCGGTGTATGACAGGCGGTACCCCAGACAAGTACGGGAGGTGACTCCAGATGATGCTGACCAAGGACACGTAGTAGATGCGGTAAGGATCCTGCAAGAACAACATACAATTATTCTAGGCCACCTCACGAGGCAGGATCAGGTCATGACGGAGTTAAAACATGAGCTATCAGGCGCTTCAAACAATGCAAGCGGGCAGGATCCGGTCCCTCCCGTTGTTCCTACAAACCAAACAACGCAGAtaatcgacaacaacactcccagggccGAAACTGGCTCCGATGGAGTTGGGGGAACAGATATGGCCTCAACAACGATGACGATCCGTTCAAGACAGAACTCTTgcggttcatgaaggaagtaaacgcccgcatggaccaaatcccgggcGCTCCCCCAGTGTTAAAAAGCCCAAGCTCGAAGAGGTACATCCAGTTACC is drawn from Nicotiana tomentosiformis chromosome 12, ASM39032v3, whole genome shotgun sequence and contains these coding sequences:
- the LOC104108859 gene encoding serine hydroxymethyltransferase 4-like, whose product is MDPVSIWGNTPLSETDPEIHDLIEKEKRRQCRGIELIASENFTSFAVIEALGSALTNKYSEGMPGNRYYGGNEYIDEIENLTSSRALQAFHVDPAKWGVNVQPYSGSPANFAAYTAVLNPHDRIMGLDLPSGGHLTHGYYTSGGKKISATSIYFESLPYKLDSKTGYIDYDRLEEKALDFRPKLIICGGSAYPRDWNYKRFRDVADKCGALLLCDMAHISGLVAAQEAANPFEYCDLVTTTTHKSLRGPRAGMIFYRKGPKPPKKGQPEDAVYNFEDKINFAVFPSLQGGPHNHQIGALAVALKQAMTPGFKAYAKQVKANAVALGNYLMSKGYNLVTGGTENHLVLWDLRPLGLTGNKVEKLCDLANITVNKNAVFGDSSALAPGGVRIGTPAMTSRGLLEKDFEQIGEFLHRAVTITLNIQKEHGKLLKDFNKGLVNNKEIEELKADVEKFASSFDMPGFKMSEMKYKD